The sequence gttttaaattacatttcgGAATAAGGCTCAGAAATTCCACTGACATCAGTGTACAAATAACAACCGAACATACAGACAGAATATGTTCACAATATCTGCACTGGAGAAACATGAGGTCATCTTTATgttagtttttgaaaaaaaaaaaaaaaattagttacTTGAACGGTCTCAGACACAAAAGTAGGCaacaaggaaacaaacaaaaaaaaatctgtacttgccaaacaaatcaaaggaaaaacaaaaaaaaacgaaaggAAATAAAGGCTATAGATAGCAATCATTCATATCTTcacattacataaaaatgtaccaGCATTAAGCTCAggacaacaaaaacagttttttaagatgaaaagaacagagagaggcagagagacaCAGCAAAGCGACACAGACTCAACACTGAAGACAGGACCATGATTACAATCTCGCTGATCCCAGCACAGATAACCGAATAGTATGAGGCAGTCTAAAGCCATGCTGGTGGTTCTGTGATCTGCTGTAGGAAAAGGTCTGTCCTTCAGCTAGCAGCTCATTTCAAATCAGCTTATTACAAATTTCTTAAGCATCCCTATCCATCTTTTAAGCCAACTAGGTGTTTGATCCTCcggtttctgctgctgaatcTGATCCCAATCATTGGTCCAGTCTTTGCCATAAAGGTGTGGAGTGAGGGGGCCATACTTGCAAATATCTTTGCGCAAATTAGTTGGTGTTTTTGGAGATGGTGACATGGGTTATATGGCTTATTTTTACAAGGTCGGATATGACAAACTCTTCCCTGTGTGTATTATGTGTAAGTTTTTTTGCAAGAACACATTAGCAGCAATACCCGGCAGACAGGCCAGCTCAGACACATGTGCTCTCAGAATTATGAAAAGCATGACTGACGAGACAAAGTTAGGACAGTACACGGAAGCGACATGCTAACTGATGTGGCCGACGGATAAATTAAAtggcacaaaattaaaaagggCAAAAGAGCTCCTCCCAAATTAGCTTAATTATGAGAAGCGCAACACTCAGGTGCAGGTAGGTGGAGAAGGCGGAGCTGACATACGCATCGTGAATTGTTTTGTCACGGTTTTTCTTTCGCTTTCTCTTTAGGCCTTTGCCTTTGCCTGTCCGGGGTTTTCTGCAAGAGAAAAAGGACAAGAACCCAAAGAAATGCCTGAGAGACTGGCAATAAAGATGAACTGGTACGCTGACATCTTAAACTGATGACAACTATAGCcaacattgatattttttgtatgatggtaaaagaaaaatgattccATTTGAATGAGAAATTCCTGCTTGTATTAATAATAAGAGGAAAGCCATATCCCAGTGCGGATAACGTACTTTCCTTGAAATTGGTAAAACAAGAGACACACCCAGATCTAGCCACATCCcgctgttttttaaatataatgtgcTATCTGTGAGAAAATCAATTCATTGTCCAGCTTGGCTTcaaaggcctttttttttcccggCATGATTGGTCTTATAAAATGGTACAATGACTCTGGAGAGAGTGAAACCAATTAACGGTTGTGAGGCTTCGCCGTGGGCGGAAATTTACCGGATGAATCGAGGACAAAAGGCTTGGACTTCACCAAAACGGCATCTTTCAACATTATCTGGGTCAACTCTTTAGGGCCGATTCAACTTGTTTCAGAATGGGGCACAATGAGAACAAACAGAAGTGTGCTTATCAAGCGTACACAAGGGGCTGGATGCATAAACGATGCGTGGGGACAACAATCATGAGTGCGCTTTTCTTCCCAACGTACCAAAACTTGTAAAGGGAGATTGTGGAGGTTAAAATCTTCCCAACATATTGATTACACcgcatgtttttaaatttgacaaagtgaaaataagtttttctctttcctcttgGTGTCTTAGCTTCAAATTCACTGGCTTTGTGCTTTGTCTTTGCAGTTGTGTTCATTGATATATCTGGCATGTGATGCTAACAGAGCTTTTTATATGCAAATGACTCACGAtttaatatatatgtatgtaatCACTCATGGGTCAAGATTGGAATGCAAAGCAGACTTGTTTAGTATGTTTGTAAAACAGGGCATTGCTTCACAAATGTGTTCATATGAAGTCCAAAAGACTTTGTTGGGTGTCTACACACAGTTTTACGCACTCGGCCCCTTGTGTTTCACAAGTGCAGGCTGGAGTTAGACACAATTTCAGTCACTAACTCGTGTTATTGCAAATCACGGCAAACACGTTAAAGGCTTTATAGTTACGAAGtgcaaaaggaaaacttttaacTCTGTTTCTGTAAGGGAGATTTTGCCACCAAGTTTCCACATCAAGATATGAACCTACAACCCTCCAAATACTGGGAATCAATGGATGTTTTTAGTGTAGTTGTTTAGTTTATAATCCTTGTCTTTATTTCGCCAAGAAAAATGAATCGATTGTTGATAGTATTTGCCTGTATGTTCTATCTAAACAcagccaaacaaaaacattcaaagttcTGTTTCACCTGATTTTTGTCAAAACCAGTCAATTTAGCAGTTCAAAAGAGTAATGTACCGATTACAGTCACACAGCAGCCAGATAGCTGGGTGACTTAAGGCCTGTGCTGCTCGGCAAGAGATGAGAAATCACCGCGTGAGAGGGACTACAAAACTAAAATGACTTAATTAATTCAGCTGTGGTTTGGGcagagacatttatttttttgtgtttttgtgatcgCCTACGATTTGTTAGAAATCTGAAGTGGGCATGGTTATAATTTCCAAGTAAAACCTATAAGGACTTTTACAGGTGTTTTGAACTTGAGTGATTGTGAAGTCTGAGATGTAAAGGGCCAGAAAGAACTTTGTTCTTGTTTGTGTCGCAGGTGAAAGTAAAAAGTGATGCATCTCTCTGAAGTGGAGAGATGCATCATGCACCTCATATATTGCTATAAACACACACCAGATTTAAACTGAGTCGAGACAGAGGAGGTCATTGAATTTCAGCCAACGAGAGTTTCTTCAGAGGCGGTTATGATTGAAAGTAAATTTCAATAGAACAAAACTAATAAGATGTCAGTTGCCACAGATGGGTTCTGTGGgtacaacactttttttttttttatgtatgatGTCCCTCTGAATTATAAGCTACATAGTGCTAgcctaattttttatttatgaaggaCTGTTTAGAGATGATTTCTCTTTAAGGATTCCCACAAATGTTCTATTCCAAAATTGTGTTCCAGATTTTAAGATCAGTTTTTGACATTCagtttgccaaaaataaatgttatcatcaaaataaaaacccattCAAAAAGTCTATACATTTctcaaatttagatttttcatctaagaaaaaaaaatcaggaaactCATACTTTTGTCTATATGTCATCTTAAAGTTTTTATACTTATCCAAActtgtaaaaaaatcaaatcaagctCCATAGTTTTACATCTCAAAGCACTGaaacaaatatacaaacaaCTTTGTTCTCAATAGTGCGTGTTTTTATGAGAAGAATGAATTGTAATTCTGCAAAATGTTTGATGCACAGGTGAAAGCTGATTATTGCTATCCTTGGACATCTGCCATCATATTACAGCTATGCAGCTATATTCAAACAgaattctttctcttttttttgtatttctgcctGTTTTCATCTCTCGTTCTGCTTATTAACCCCAAACAGATTGACAATGCAGGCCTTATTCGAGGGGAAACTTAACACCAGCCACAAAGACATGAAGCCATGCTCACGGCACAGTGAGAACTTGCTACGTGACAGCATTAGCATGGTAATGTTTGGCAGCGTTCTATTCAACAAGTTTAGCCTTGTAGTTAGCATTCAAACAGTTGGTAATTGGTGTTACGGAGGCCTCACTGGAATGTTGGTTGATCATCAATCAAAGCAATTTTTGTTCACGAGGACCTTTCATAAGAGGTTGAGGATTTGATTCATTACAACGCATCTTCTGCAGCTCATGAATATGTGTCCCAGATTTCATCTCTTTCATCAAATATTTCACAATGAACAGCGACCATTAAAGTCACTGAGACATTAGAGGAAAAGTGAGAGTTTACAAAAGCCAGGCATATTCCTCTGAGGGCCGTGGATGTCTAATGTAATCGCATCCAATGTCTGTGGTGAACTTTCTTCTGGAACAAAGTAGAGCGCCGACTGGCAAAACAAAGCAAGGCTAGTATCGACGTTCCGCAAGCGCTTCTGCTAGCAAAACCACACATTTAGTTTTAACTGTTCAAGGAAACACTTTGTATTCTAGTCACAAGGTAACATTAACAGCCCGGAAGCCTCCAGTTGGACCAGAATGTGGAACAGGATGGTAAATATGTCACTAACCGATCCACAAAACAGGATGTGTGCACATGTAAAGGCTTCCTCTTCATCGGGTCTGATTTCCTAGTTGGACGTTGACAGTTAACTCGTTTCACAACTTCAGCAAGATGACTCACCCTGACAAACTCTGGGACCTCAGGAGAGGCAAGCAGGCAGCGATAAAACGAGAAAGAACATCTGAAAGCGTCAGAAGCAGAAGTTGAATGACCCCCGGGATCATCCCTTTGTCGAAACACACCACCAATGACAGACTTGTAAACAGTTGAGACAAGGTCAGAGAGAAGGTCTTAAATCTGAGCCTTATCTATATGACAGACGGCCcaacataaaaaccaaaatatggCCGACAACAACAGCCGCGCAGtggaaaaatattaacaagTACCCACAGAGGGAGATTAAAGAGCCTTAATGACCGTTAGAGCGGCGACTCGTGTGGCGTGGGACAGGCAGTATCACTAAAGGCGGACCATGAACCAAACAGCTTAACAGCACTTCAAAAAACACTTATCTATATCAGAGCAATTAGAAGCGGGAGTAACAGAAGTTAAGTGGGATGTAAACAGGTTGAGGGTAGAGAGCAGGATTATAAAAAATGCGATAGAAAAGTCAGGAAAAGGTGTTGGTGGGGCAATGGCCTCATCAAGTCAGTCATTCACCTGTTGATTCAGTCACCACTCTCAGCATTTATCAACCGAACACAGCATGCTAATCCCAGATGATCCTATGTGTCGTATATGCTGAGTGTAAATTATTGCTATGGAGTGTTTTATGTTGGATTTGACAAAGCATTGCAATACGCAcacaaaaggaaggaaaaattaACTGGTACATCACTTGAGAGAGTAGAGTGTAGTTACACAGATTAAGAGAGGGATCATTTGCAAAGCAACATGAAACCTGAATTTCCCCCTCCCGCAATGTCCCAATCTCCATGCAGAGAGAGCTGAGGTactcacttttctttcttttctcggACTTCTGTCTTTAACCTGAAagggagcaacagaaacacgaTGTTAGGACACAATGAGCTGCCTGTTTAGCTGGTGAACAGATGCCCGTCAAAACCATTGAGGTTATACTTCAGCACGGGTTGACACACATTAATCTTCTCAAATCACGTTACATCACTGCCATGACATTTACAAGAAACAGTGCTAAAACTAGCTTCCACTTTCAAATGCCTTTCATTCAACTTGGTCAATGAAACAAAGCGGTTGGGAAACAAAGCAGATCACCGTAGACTGAGGCACGGGAATTGGGGGGGGGCGTGAGGCGAGTCTGGCGTTCGTCGACGGATACATACCTACAAACACGTCCGCAATTGAGAACTAAGaggtttgtttcactttttgtgacAGCTCTTGTCGATAAGAGAGTGTGGAGCAATAACTCTGCTGGCAACCTCCCCAGGCAGCCGTCTGCCAATAAAGTTAGGAAACAGTGTTTCCCCTGAGATGGTCCCAGACTCCTGGCCAATGTTTGGTTTGACAAACTGTTGCAAGATCCCCACATTTCCAGTATATCGGATGAATAAATTAAGGATAAATTATGTAAGCATGTGCATTGTTTAGAGAGTGACGCCTCCTGCATCAGACAGAGACTATCTGGTTATTGTGTCTGGATGCTTCAGCAAGGCCAGTGTTACATCTTGCAAGAACACAATGAAATGTACTTGCACTGAAATTTACCAGATTCTTTTTTTGGCCTTGGTTCATTTCTGCACCATGTTTAAAGGAACTAATTTGAGCAGTTTGAAGAGTCATAATGTTGATAAGATGGGAAATGCTCAATTAAAACTTGGACTTTAATATTGTGTAGTTgtctgctaaatgttttcaagaaatgacaaaagtcttcTGTGACGTTGGGTTTTTGGTGGCAAACttaaaaaagctgtaaaatactgataatttgagttatttttgtatttatgaaataaactaAGTTTTCTTTAAAGGCTTTTAAAGTCTTGGTTGTATTGTGAATCCAAGCGAAAGGTTCATTATTTtgtctgctgcttttgtttttaggttttatatCATTAGAAAAATGGTTGtagttaaaagaaatattttgaaattgacattgaaataaatctaTTTCTTACGTTCTTACTTTATGattttgttggacttttagaaAATTGTACAATGAGGTCATACATTTATATCTAAAGAGCTGGGAGGACAGAGGAGGGATGATaatcaaaaatctaaaatgatgCTTTCTTCATTTAGGGCAGCaggaacaaaaatcaaaagaacTAAAATATTAGCCACCAACTTTTTTGGCCaatatagatttttgtttttctttgaaatctgACCTCCTgaatccaatgttttttttgggttttttttatatggattttaagaaataaaagagacaaaaaccaTAGCAGTAGCCCTTTTGAATCTAACCGAAAATGCAAGAGATACAACATGATCTGACTTTTCTGATATGTTATCAAAACTCAAAAAACATGCATCCAATTATATGACAGGTTTGTTGATGTACAAACCAAAAATGGTGGGAGTtcttatttttgattcatttaattAGTTCACCTCCAGGTGACAAACACATAGGCAAAGTCAGACTCCAGTTTGAACTAACTGCACAGACATGGGGCGTAGAGCAGCAGTTGTGTAACTTTTTGGGCCTTGGTCAGTAGTGTCCCTgcgttgtttgttttcttttcagatttttctgtagcATGGGAGGACGAGGCAtgtcccctctgagctgctGCGTCATTACTCAAACCCCTACTACCATCATAATCagaatgtggagaaaaaaaaagtcttcaataGTAAACAGAAACTCAAGGACAGAAAAGAGCTCTGTCAATGATTAGCTGGGACACAGCTATTCATTAGTTGAAGATGATGACGTTTGTTccagtttttgtcatgtttagaTTTGATTATTCCAGTTTTAACACGtgtattctgtttttaacattaaCACAGTTCTTTCTATGgaaaatagcaaataaaaagaaacaggaaggtATTTTTTTGAGTTTACTATCCTCAATTTAAGAGGAAGATTTGCTAAGCTTCTCAAATTAATGATTACATTAAGATAAGACGCTTATGTTACTTAATACTCCTCAAAAGGCCCTTCACAACCTTTGTGTCTAACTGCACCAGCCAATAGCCATCAACCAAACTCCTGATACTCTGCGCCATCTCTAACTGTGACCATTTGTTGGTTGCACTAGAAATGACATCTGTGCAATTCTCTGACTGACATTATGGCTCAGGAAGTGACCAAGAACAAGACTCCTACATAACCACAGTGGTCCAAGCCATGGCGTGTGGTTCCAGGCAGGACCTGTTACATGCCACAGAGCCGCAGCTATGCTGCGGAAAGATGATAAATTCAAAACTCGGCAAGACGTCGGCCGTGATATGTTGGAACCTGTTCAGGACTTTCCTTTAAAAAGGCCCAGCCGAGTGGAAGAAGGCAAGATAAGATGCCAATCTGGATGATTTGCATACATTGAATGTGTCAGGGGCAACCTGCAAACAACATGACGTGTTTGACTGACCTTGACTCTGCTGCACAATGGTGCAGTGATTTGCTTTTTAgagatgctgtgtgtgtgtgtgtgtgtgtgcgtgtgcgtgcgtgtgtgttcgAGGTTTCTTACCTACACTCACATGCGCTGTGTTCTGTAAAACtcatgaaaatgtcattttgttgcCTTTggagttttattcttttaatctgtaaaaGAGGAGAGAGATTTTAATTAGAGTTACATTCTGTACTTCatatttctttaactttttttttttttacatttcattatgtTGCAACGATAAACATAGAAAGTTAAAACAAGCACAAGTTAACATTTTCTTCAGAGACAAACCAGAATATCTGTGTTCAGCACATTTCACCTGGTGGAACTTAGTATAAATACTGCTGTTTTGTGGAGGTAGTGGCAGCATCGTGATGTGGGGGTGTTTTTCTGGACAGGGAAGCTGACGGTTGAAAGCATTGGTTGACCCATGGAGACAATTCAAGAGGTCTGAATAGCTCTTGTAATTTGATCActaattttaaataactttaaggGTAAATCACAAAGTTTTGGTCTGAGCCTAAAATTCATTTTAGCTTCAGATGTTATGAGCGTTAAGAGAACACGTTGGATTGTTTTATGTGATGGTTTGTGATGTTGTTATCAGTAAAAGTTTTCTAATCTGTAGTGGAGAGATGTCATTTAAGCTATTCATAGGTCCTCAATGTGTTAGCTGACGCTACCTGTTGAAATGACTCGAGCAGATACGATCCACTCTTGCGTTTCCTTCGCCAAGTCCGAGTTATTACGCTTAAGTTGCTGTGCGCTGCATAAATCCGCCTTATCAATTGCCCCACTTCAGTCCACTCTAAGTCCGCCAGAGTGGAATGAACTTTTGGATTTTGCGACGCGATGTCAATTGTGCAATATAATCTAAGCTGGTGATTTCCCGGTTCAGCAGTTGTTTGAAAATTATCCCGGTGGACTCACGATCAGCTGATTAGGCTCAACCAGCTTCGGCTGACGCAACCTTCGCACAGAAACTCTAAAACTGAACACAGAGACATATTTAGTCTTCAGTCTCATCTGAAAGTACAGGCCCACGTCCTCTATTCGCACAAACTTTAACTGTTTCCGTTTGCGTCGTTTTGACTTAGGGAATCTTTCTGACATGAGACGCTAGcttgaaaatgtttctacaaACTTAAAGGAAAATGGAATCTGTCTATAATTGATAACGGTACAGTTACTAATGacagttttacaaaaactcACTCCAGAAAGTCTGTTAACTGGTACCAGGTAGAGCAGGAGCCGGGAGGTACAAAGTCTTGacgggaggaaaaaaaaagttcctctaAGGAtttattaacacattttctttattacacTAAAACTGTCCACATCAATGACATGTTTTCAGTAAGTGAAACTAATTCAGGCTAATTCAGATTATGTAAGCATATAATTTTGAAAAGCTCTTTGAGCTTTACGCACTTGGGCGCATCAAAGGGGATTTCTAAATGCCACGCTCTGTTGGGTCTTTCTGTTCAGAGTCTCTGGtgtgaaaataaagacaaattgCTTGGCAATTAAAACTCCGACGTGTTGGTGTTGCGCATACGAATGCTAACCTCCATTGTGACGTTATAGGTGGCTGTCGGGGTGCATTGTAGCATCTCGTCGCTGCAGCAGCCGGCGCAGCGCTTCAGAACCACGCAGGACGGGATGAAGATGTGCTCCACCTCCTCTGGATACTCCTGCAGGATATCCACCAGCACCTCTCGGGGCTGACACAAACTCTTGTTGTACACCTCCATCAAGGGGATCACTGGGGAGACACAGGTAACGGGATCGGAGTTATAAACGTGGACACGCATCTGATTGGACATTTGAATAAAACGCAGGCATGTTGTGCAGTG is a genomic window of Poecilia reticulata strain Guanapo linkage group LG21, Guppy_female_1.0+MT, whole genome shotgun sequence containing:
- the vegfab gene encoding vascular endothelial growth factor Ab isoform X1; this translates as MNFIDSLTLLFLTLSAVKSAHIPEKAERGPHDVIPLMEVYNKSLCQPREVLVDILQEYPEEVEHIFIPSCVVLKRCAGCCSDEMLQCTPTATYNVTMEIKRIKLQRQQNDIFMSFTEHSACECRLKTEVREKKEKKPRTGKGKGLKRKRKKNRDKTIHDAVCEPCCDNCAERRKRLFVQDPSTCRCSCKHTVEYCKERQLELNEKTCKCDKPRR
- the vegfab gene encoding vascular endothelial growth factor Ab isoform X3, yielding MNFIDSLTLLFLTLSAVKSAHIPEKAERGPHDVIPLMEVYNKSLCQPREVLVDILQEYPEEVEHIFIPSCVVLKRCAGCCSDEMLQCTPTATYNVTMEIKRIKLQRQQNDIFMSFTEHSACECRLKTEVREKKEKCDKPRR
- the vegfab gene encoding vascular endothelial growth factor Ab isoform X2, which gives rise to MNFIDSLTLLFLTLSAVKSAHIPEKAERGPHDVIPLMEVYNKSLCQPREVLVDILQEYPEEVEHIFIPSCVVLKRCAGCCSDEMLQCTPTATYNVTMEIKRIKLQRQQNDIFMSFTEHSACECRLKTEVREKKENVCEPCCDNCAERRKRLFVQDPSTCRCSCKHTVEYCKERQLELNEKTCKCDKPRR